In Cyanobium sp. WAJ14-Wanaka, the following are encoded in one genomic region:
- a CDS encoding carboxymuconolactone decarboxylase family protein: MSPHLPADAPANAVLDDPALQAALKGIHPAFGDLCTRVAGEVWGKPSIDQLTKALITIAIDVSNQGMVPESPFEAHVRMALKQGASFEQLEELLLFTCVYAGFNKAAPAFARLGDIRARIEAEA, from the coding sequence ATGTCCCCGCACCTTCCGGCGGATGCTCCCGCCAACGCCGTACTCGACGATCCAGCTCTACAGGCTGCCCTGAAGGGCATTCACCCTGCCTTTGGCGATCTCTGTACCCGCGTGGCGGGTGAGGTTTGGGGTAAGCCCTCGATTGATCAACTCACCAAGGCCCTGATCACCATCGCCATCGATGTGTCTAACCAGGGAATGGTGCCGGAATCCCCCTTCGAAGCCCATGTGCGCATGGCCCTGAAGCAGGGGGCCAGCTTTGAGCAGCTTGAGGAGTTGTTGCTCTTCACCTGCGTCTACGCAGGCTTCAACAAGGCTGCCCCAGCATTTGCGCGGCTAGGCGATATCCGTGCCCGTATCGAGGCGGAGGCCTAA
- a CDS encoding heme-binding protein gives MHSLILSIVLAAMLLLGIPQFSAAANLVQLQRLPLELANRTAAVAVESCQQRGEQVSVSVVDGEGTLQVFLHGDGASPHTAQLSRHKAYTAASLAALQGFTTTGELANSLRQGKAPIGALPLPAASVDQITPLPGGVVLRSEGRLLGGLGVSGARQGQLDEECGLAAAVWLEQAFAAD, from the coding sequence ATGCACTCCCTGATCCTCTCCATTGTGTTGGCGGCCATGTTGCTGCTGGGCATCCCCCAGTTCAGCGCGGCCGCGAACCTGGTGCAATTGCAGCGCCTACCGCTGGAGCTGGCTAACCGCACCGCTGCCGTGGCTGTGGAGAGCTGCCAGCAGAGGGGGGAGCAGGTGAGTGTGAGCGTGGTGGATGGGGAAGGTACCTTGCAGGTATTTCTGCATGGTGATGGCGCCTCTCCCCATACTGCGCAGCTGAGTCGCCATAAGGCCTACACGGCCGCTTCCCTGGCGGCACTGCAGGGATTTACTACCACCGGTGAGTTGGCCAATTCCCTACGCCAAGGGAAAGCACCGATCGGGGCGTTGCCCCTGCCAGCGGCCAGTGTGGATCAGATCACTCCATTGCCAGGTGGGGTGGTGCTGCGCTCGGAGGGCAGGCTCCTGGGGGGGCTGGGTGTGTCGGGAGCCCGCCAGGGGCAGCTTGATGAGGAGTGTGGCTTGGCCGCCGCCGTCTGGCTGGAGCAGGCCTTCGCGGCAGATTGA